Within the Streptomyces sp. NBC_00554 genome, the region CCCAATGGCACATCCACAACTGCTCCCCGCACACGCGGGGATGGTCCCCTGGTCGAAGCCCTTGACCGCCGCGTCTCCATCTACTCCCCGCACACGCGGGGATGGTCCCTGTGGGCGGCCCATTCCGCGCCGGCATTGTGGCTGCTCCCCGCACACGCGGGGATGGTCCGATCGTCATCACGCGCGGGCGGGCCGATGAGGGCTGCTCCACGCACACGCGGGGATGGTCCCTCCTCGCACTCGCCGACTTCAACGACGCGCGCCTGCTCCCCGCACACGCGGGGATGGTCCCACGTCGTCGGAGGTTCCGGTGCCGGGGCCGTGCTGCTCCCCGCACACGCGGGGATGGTCCCCGCGCGGCCATTTTCTCGTACTCGACGTCGGTCTGCTCCCCGCGCACGCGGGGATGGTCCCTGGCCGATGGCGTCGGCGACTTGGTCAGCGTCCGGCTCCCCGCACACGCGGGGGTGATCCTGCCGTCATCTGCGACGGAATGAGTTCGACCAGCTGCTCTCCGCACACGCGGAGATGGTCCCTGGATCCAGCAGCGGCGGCCGAACGCCTGGCGCTGCTCCCCGCATACGCGGGAATGGTCCCACCGGCGGGTACAGCCGTATGGACGGCGCGTTCTGCTCCCCGCGCACGCGGGGATGGTCCCTGCGTGCTCACTGGAGGTCTTTGCCACAGCACCGGCCCCGCGCACACATCGCAGAGAAGCACTGCCGTAGACCGTCGGAGTGGGCGTCGGGCGGATCACCCCTCGTGGGTGGCCGTCCGGCGGTCCAGGAGCAGCAGGGCCGTTACGGCGGCCAGCACGGTGAGGGCGAGCAAGGCAGGGACGACCGCGACGGCCGGGCCCGCGCACAGGAGGGCGAGTCCGCCGGCGACGAGGACCGGGGACGCTCGCCCGGTGGTCCGGAGCAGGATTGCCGCGGCGGCCAGGACAAAGATGCCGACGCCTCCGGTGAGTGCCCAGGCCACGACTCCGTGGAGTGGTTCCGACAGGTCGTAGTGGTCGGTGTCGGCGACCTGTTGGAGGGCTTTCTTCATGCCGAGGGCGGTGAGGACGACGCCGGCCACGAGGGGCAGGTGGAGGAAGGTGTAGACGTCGCGGGCGAAACGGGTGCGGTCGTCGCCCTCCAGGGCCGCGAGGCGGTGCTCGGCGGGCTCGCTGAGGCGGCGGAAGTACAGGCGCCACAGGCCGGCGACGACCAGCAGGCCCGCGGGGGCCGCGAGGAGCACCGGGGCGTTGAGCGGCAGTCCGGACACCCCGACGCCGATGGCGACGATCGACTCGCCCAGGGCGATGATGACGATCAGTCCGTGGCGTTCGGAGAAGTGTCCCGGCGAGGCCACCCGCCAGCCCGAGGATCCGGTGACGTAGATGCCTAGGTAGTCGATCAGCACCGCGCCCAGCCAGATCAGGATCTGGGTGATCCCGGTGAAGGCGCTGCCCACCAGGAGCAGTACGAACGGGGGTGCCACCGAGAGCAGGGCGGTCCGGCGGAGGGTGGCGTGCAGGGCCTGGTCCTCGCGGTCGGAGAGCCAGTACGTGACGAGGTGCAGGATGCGGACCGCGCCGTAGCAGAGGACGAACACGAGGGGTGTGTCCAGGCCGCCCGGTGCGTCGGTGTAGACCTCGGGCACGGTGAGGGAGACGACCAGGACGACCGCCATCACGGCGATGAGCACTCCGAACATCGGCCCGGAGTCGGCCCGTACGACATTGCCCAGCCACGCGAAGCAGCACCAGCACCACCACAGCAGCGCGAGCACCACGCCCGCGCCGAGCAGCCGCTGTGCCGTCGGATCGGCCGCCATCAGTGCGGTGACCTGGGTGATCGCATACACGAACACCAGGTCGAAGAACAGCTCCGCCGGTGTCACCCGGTGGCCGCCCTCGGTTGCCGCCATCCGCGACCGTTCGCTCCGTGTCACCACGGTTCCCCCTCCCCCGCCGTGTACCCCGCGCGAACAATACCCAGGGCTCGGGTCAGGGCAGGGTCAGACGGCCGTACTCGCCGACAGGCGGGTCACGTCCCTCGCCGTCCCCGTAACCCCCGACAGGAACCCCTGTGCCCGCGGTGAGGCGTTCTCCGTGAGCCAGGTCGGGTCGATGTCGCAGACGGCGACGCGCACCTCGGTGCCGGCCAGGGCCAGCGGCAGGGTGTGGACGACGGTCGACGGGAAGCTGAGGATCGTGCGGCCGATGGGGCCGCGGCGGGCGATCAGTTCGAGGGGGAGGTCCGGGCGGACTATTTCCAGGCCCGTTTCGACGGCCAGGCGGTGGAGTTTCTCCGTGCTCTCGCGGCGGTGCGCGAAGTAGCGGGTCGCGCCGTGGGTCTTGGCGAGGGTGCGGACCGCCTCCAGGTAGTGGTCCGGGTCGACCACACCGGTCTCGACCAGGGAGGTGCCAACCAGGTCCGCGCCCTTGGTGATGCGGGGCGGGCCGAAGCGGGCGCGGGTCCAGGAGAAGTCGTTCGAGGTGAGGCGGACGCCTTCCGGGGCCGAGTCGATCGGCATCGAGGAGAAGACCTCCACCGAGCGTCTCTCGGAGGGGGTGAGACGGCGGCGGGCCGAGGACGAGACCGGCGCGAAGAGCAGGTCGCGCGGGCCGGGGCGGCCACCGCGCCGGTGCCAGCGCACCAGGCGTTCACCGCGGGCCAGTTGGGCGACGAACTCCATCGTCGCCGTGCCGTCGTCCACGACGACCAGTTCGCGGGCCTTCGTGATCGTCAGCAGCAGTTGTACGTAGCGGGAGAACGGGTCTCCCATGACGATGCGTCGGGCCTTGCGCAACAGCGGGGCGAGGCCGCCGATCGTGTGGAAGGGCGCCATGGTGCCGCCGCGCGCCTCCTCCCAGCGCACCTCGTAGCCCTCGTCGCGGGCCAGGTCCGCCATGCGGCGCAACTGGCCGCGGGTCATCGGGTCGTTGGGAGAGAGGACGACGAGCGTGAGCCCCGCGCCGGGCGGCCCGGCGGCCCCCCCGGCCGGCGCCCCTACGGGCGCCGGAAAACTGTCCCGCTCGGGCCGGAGGGCATGGGCGTACGCCCACTCCAGCACGTTCAGGAGCTGTACCGGACTCTCGACGAAGGCGAGAGTGTGGGGGCCGGAGGAACCGGCGCGGGGGCTCATCGACGTACGACCGTCCCGTCGTAAGGGGTTCAGACCGAGACCGGCTCGCCGGCGGCGTCGGCGATCTCCGCCTCCGCGACGACGCCCGTGACGCGGCGCAGCTTCTTCATGGGGCCGAGCTCGGACTCGTAGACCTTCTTGATGCCATCACCGAGAGACGCCTCAATGGTACGGATGTCACGGACGAGGCGCACGAGGCCCTGGGGTTCGACAGAGGCGGCCTGGTCGGAGCCCCACATCGCGCGGTCGAGGGTGATGTGGCGCTCGACGAAGGTGGCGCCGAGGGCGACCGCCGCGAGGGTGGTCTGCAGGCCCGTCTCGTGGCCGGAGTAGCCGATCGGGACGTTCGGGTACTCCGCCTGGAGGGTGTTGATGACGCGGAGGTTGAGCTCCTCCGCCTTCGCCGGGTAGGTCGAAGTGGCGTGGCAGAGCAGGATGTTGTCCGAGCCGAGGACCTCGACCGCGTGGCGGATCTGCTTCGGGGTGGACATGCCGGTGGAGAGGATGACCGTGCGGCCGGTGGCGCGGAGCGAGCGAAGGAGCTCGTCGTCGGTCAGCGACGCGGACGCGACCTTGTGGGCGGGGACGTCGAACTTCTCCAGGAAGGCGACGGCCTCGGTGTCCCACGGGGAGGCGAACCAGTCGATTTCCCGCGACTTGGCGTACTCGTCGATCTGGCGGTAGTCGTCCTCGCCGAACTCCACGCGGTGGCGGTAGTCGATGTAGGTCATGCGGCCCCAGGGGGTGTCGCGCTCGATGTCCCACTGGTCGCGCGGGGTGCAGATCTCCGGGGTGCGCTTCTGGAACTTGACGGCGTCGCAGCCGGCCTCGGCGGCGGCGTCGATCAGCTTGAACGCGTTCTCCAGCTCGCCGTTGTGGTTGATGCCGATCTCGCCGACGACGTAGACGGGGTGGCCGGGGCCGGCGGTCTTCGAACCGAAGCTGCGCAGACGGGAGTTGCTCATGGGGGTGTGGTTCCTTACTTTTCGAGGGAGTCGAGAGAAGGGCCGAGGATCCAGCTGGCGATCTCTCGGATCGCGCCGTCGCCACCGGGCACGGTGGTGACCGCGCGTGCGGCGCCGCGCACGACGTCGTGGGCGCTCGCGACCGCCACGGGCCAGCCCACCAGGGCGAAGCACGGGAGGTCGTTGACGTCGTTGCCGACGTAGAGCACGCGCTCGGGCGCGATGCCCTGTTCCTCGCACCACTGCTTCAGTGCGAGATCTTTCCGGTCGATGCCGTGGAGGACCGGGAGTTGGAGCTTCCGGGCCCGGGCGGCGACGACCGGGTTCTGCTCCGAGGACAGGATCAGCATCTTCAGGCCGCTCTTGCGGAGGGCCGCGATACCGAGGCCGTCTCCGCGGTGCACGGAGACGAACTCCCGTCCGTCGGAGTCGATCAGCACCCTGTCGTCGGTCTGGGTGCCGTCGAAGTCGAGGACGACCGCGTCGATGTCGGCGGCGGTCGGGAGCGTGCCGGGACGGTTGGCGTCGAACAGCGGCGCCAACGCCCGTGCACGGGCGAGGTCGTGCGGGTCGTCGATCTCGAGGACCCGCGCGGGGTCGGTGCGGACGAGCTCCGTACGGCCGAAGAAGCGGTGCTGGTGCTCGCGGAAGCCGGTGGCGTCCATGGCGTACGCGGCGCCGGTCTCCAGGAGGTCCTGGGGGCGGTCCTGGCGGCGCGGGCGGAAGGACTTGTCGTGGTTGACGCCGTAACCGCCGCTCGTGACCTTGGCGTTGGCGACCGCCACCGCCGATCCGCCCACGGACGCGGTGGCGCCGGTGTCGACGGCCGTGGCCTCGTCGTCGGCGTCGCGCCAGATGAAGCCGTGGAAGGCGGCGACGGTCACGGCGGTGTCCGCGCCGTTCTCCACGACGGCGGCCGAGACCCCGTCGATGTCCTCGCGGACGATGAACGGGCTGGTGGCCTGCACGAGCAGGACCACGTCGACCGGCGAGCCGTGCAGGGCCTCGTGGGCGTCCATGGCGTGCAGGACGGCGGCCTCGGAGGTCGCGGTGTCGCCGGCGATGGCGGCGGGGCGCAGGACCACCTCGGCGCCGGCGTGACGGGCGGCGGCGGCGATCGCCTGGTCGTCGGTGGAGACGACGACGTCCGTCACGAGGCGCGCCGCGAGGCACTCGCGCACGGCGCGGGCCACCAGCGGCACACCGCCCACGGGGAGGAGGTTCTTCGCGGGGACGCCCTTGGAGCCGCCGCGCGCGGGGATCACCGCGAGCACACGGCGCACCGGGGCCGCCTGACCCGCTTGGCCGGCTTCCGAGTTGGACATTCGCTGTTCTCCTTGACGAGGAAGGCGAGAGAGGCGTGGGAGGCCCGAAGAGCCCGGGACGCTTGGGTTGGAGTCGCTCACAGTTCGCCCATCCTCCGGATCACAGGTGCCACGCGCTGGACACCGTGGCGGTAGGCGCCACGGGCCGCACGGCGCACTATCTGCCGAACTGGGCTGGGCTCCTTGTCCGCCGCGGGCGCGCCGGGCAGCGGGGTGCCGTCCGGGCCGAGGTGGTGGCGGGCGAGGATGCCGGGCAGGTAGCCGGGCGCGGTGACGGGCGTGTAGTACGGGGCGAGCGGCGGGAGTTCGGCCGATTCGAGGAGCTCGGTGATCCTGAACCGTGCCACGTCGAAGGCCGTCTCGTACGACCCGTCGGCGGCGACGCCCTGCCGGGAGACCCAGGCCGCGTCGGGCACCGGCTGGTGTCCGTCGTCGAGCTGGTCCCAGGAGGCCAGGCATCCGGAGCCCACGAAGTGGTGGTTGCCGAGCGCCTCGCGCACCCCGAGGTCGCTGAGGACGACGGTGGGGATACGGCGGTGCAGGGATTCAAGGGCGGCCGTGGAGCTGATGGTGACCAGCAGGTCGGTGTTGTCGAGGACCTCGCCCATGTGCCCGTACACGAGGCGGAAGTTGGCCGGCGGGTCCAGTTTCTGGACCAGCTTCTGGTAGGGCAACTCCTCGATGTGCGTGGTGTGTTCGCCCGGCTTGGAGCGGAGCTTGAGCAGCACCTCGCGGTCCGGGTGCAGGCGTGCGTGCTGGATCAGGCGGTTCAGCAGGTACGTGCGGTCCTTGCGGTTCTCCGGTACGGAGGGCTGGGCCGCGAAGACGACGGTGTACGGGTCGTTGCCCTTCTTGTAGGGCTCGCCCCCGAGGAAGGGCAGTGCCACCTCGGTGACCGCCGAGGCGTCGGCGCCCACCCCCTCGTACACGGCCCGGAAACGGTCCGCGTCCTGACGGGAGTTGGCGAGGACGAGGTCCGCGCCGTGCCGCAGCAGGAGGCCGTCCGCGAGCTTTTCGTATACGACTCCGACATAGCCGGTGACGACCAGGGGCCGCTCGGCGCGGCCGTCCCAGATCCGTCGCAGGCCGTGCAGCATCGCCTGGACGGCGCCGCCGACCAGGGCGAGGATCACGACGTCGTACGACTCCCGCTCCATGGTGCGCAGGAATTCGACGGCCGTCACCTCACGGATGGAGTCCGCGCGGACACCGACTTCCGCCAGCTGGCGGGCCGTGGGCGTGGCCCGGCCGCGCAGCAGGAATCCGCTCAGCGCAGGGCCGACTTGCGCGTCGCCGCGCGATCCGGCTTCCATGGACGGGCCCGGGGCAATGCGGTCCGCGGTCAGCGCACCCCATTTCCATCGGGTGTCCGAGTCCGCGAGTACTGCGATCCGCAGAGATTTCGTTGTACTAGTTGCACTTGGTGGCACACCCAAGACGCTAGGAACCATTTCTTAGATATAACCCAACCTCAACTCAACAAAAAGTTAACAGCACACTTCCCCAAGCCCAACTGGCCCGTCGAAGACCAGGAAGAGTACGGAATGCACCGTTCCGACACATCGAGTTCACCCCCCGTACCCGTCCCGGAAAGTTCCGGATCCGGGCAGCCTCATAGGCTTCCTGGCGTGCCAAAGCTCTCCGTGATCGTGCCGTTCTACAACGTCCAGCAGTACGCACCGGACACTCTCAGAAGCCTCCGCCTGAACGCCCGGCAGGACTTCGAGTTCGTGCTGGTGGACGACCATTCGAAGGATGAAACTCCGGCAATCCTGGAACGAGCGGCCGAAGAACTTTCGGATGTCGCTCAGGTGCGCTACGTCCGCCACAAGGAGAACGGGGGGCTCGCCACCGCGCGCAACACCGGCCTCGACGCGGCGCGGGGCGAGTACCTGACCTTCCTGGACGGCGACGACTGGCTCGCGCCCGGCTACCTGGGTGAACTCGTGTCGGCCATTGAGGGGTTGGGCTGCGACTTCATCCGCACCGACCACGTACAGGCCACCAACCGCGGCCGTACGGTGCACCGGGCCCCGCACGGGCGGCGCGACGAGGTGATGAACCCGCGCGAGGCGATCCTGCCCGTCGACCGGACGACCTCGGTGGACTACGCGTACGCCTGGGCCGGCGCCTACCACCGCAGGCTGCTCGACCGGGGGCTGCTGCACTTCACCGACGGGCTGCGCACGGCCGAGGACCGGCCGTGGATCTGGAAGCTGCACCGCGAGGCGGAGTCGTTCGCCGTGGTGAGCCTGCTGGGGGTCTTCTACCGGCGTGGGGTCGCTTCCTCACTCACTCAAATCGGTGATGTCCGTCAGCTCGACTTCATCCGTGCCTTCGATCAGGTCGTCGAGGAGACCGCGGCCGACCCGGACGCCGACCGGCTGCTGCCCAAGGCGGTGCGGACGTACTGCGCGATCATCGCCCACCACCTCTCGGAGATCGACAAGTTCGAACCGGCCGTCGCCAAGCAGCTGCGGTCGATGAGCGCGGCGGCCATAAAGCGGATGCCGCAGGACGCGCTCGGTGACGTACTGGACACCATGGACCTGAGCCGTTCCTCGAAACTGCGGCGGCTGCGGCGCCGGATCACCACTGCGAAGGCGGCCGCCTGATGTCCCGTACCACCCAGATCTTCTGCGCCTCGACGCTGTACGGCGCCGCGACCCTGGCCGCCGCGATCGAGTCCGACCAGTTCACCGCGGCCGACCGCCGCCTGCTGCTGGTGTTCAACAACTCCACGACTCCGGAGACCACCCCCGCCGTCGACGAGATGCCCGGGTTCGCGTCGCTGAGCGACCACTTCGACGGGGTGCTGTCCTGGAACGAGGCCATCCGGCCGTTCCACCCCGGGGCGTGGACGCCGCGCACCGACGACATCCCGCTGTTCGAGCGCTATCTGCGGCTGCTGTGGGATCTCGGCGACGACCGGGTGGAGCTGGTCCTGGAGTCCATCCAGGTCACCCCCGCCTTCACGGTGGCGCAGCTGTTCACCGGGGCTCCCATCGACGTCTACGCCGACGGGCTGATGAGCTACGGGCCCACCCGCAACAAGCTCGACCCGCTGGTCGGCACGCGGGTGCGGCGGCTGCTGCACCTGGACCTGGTGCCCGGACTGACACCGCTGCTGCTGACCGAGTTCGACGTGCCCGCGGAGATCGTGCCGGCGGACGCGTTCCTGAAGGTGCTGAGCGGGCTCGGCGGCGCCGTGCCGGAGCTGCCCGCGCTGCCCGACAACGCGGCACTCCTGCTCGGCCAGTACCTGTCGGCCCTGAACATCCTCTCCGCGAAGGAAGAGGAAGACCTGCACGTGCGGATGATGCGCGGAGCCGTCGACCGCGGGCACCGCAGCATCGTCTTCAAGCCGCACCCGACCGCCCCGGCCAGCTACAGCCGCGCCCTGGAGACCGAGGCCGCCAAGCTCGGCGTCGAACTCACCGTCCTGAACACACCGGTGCTCGCCGAGGTGCTGTTCGAGAAGGCCCGGCCCGCTCTGGTCGTCGGCTGCTTCTCGACCGCGCTGTTCACGGCCTCCGTGTTCTACGACCTGCCGGTCGCCCGTATCGGTACCGAACCGATACTGGATCGCCTCACGCCCTACCAGAACAGCAACCGCGTGCCCGTCGCACTCGCCGACGCACTGCTGCCCGACCTGGAGGGCAAGAAGGACAACGACGCCCTCCCCACCGACGAGCTGAACGGTCTGGTCGTCGCGCTCGGGTTCACCATGCAGCCGCAGATCCACCCGCGGCTGCGCCCGGCCACGGAACGCTATCTGTCCCAGCATTTCGGCCCGCGCACCCAGCGCTACTTCAAGCGCCGCCGGCTCACCTCGCTCGGCCTTCCCGGCGGCATCCCGGAGCGGCTGGCCTTCGTGCCCCGCAACTCCACGGCACGCCGGGTGGTGCGGCAGGCGCGTGCACTGCGCAAGGCGGTACGGCGCTGAACGCGGGCGCCTGAGAGCGGTGCGGTGGGTGGGTGGATCAGCCAGTGATCCACCCACCCACCGTCTACTGCTGCCCGTATTCCCGGACTCGATCGAGCAGCCCACTCAAATGGGTGAAGGGAGACTATGCAGACAACTCGTGGACCCGGGGTGTTCATCGTTCCTTAACCAAGGCTCCATAGCTTCCTCCAATGCAGCAAATAGCTTTCTCCATACGCCCGTTCGGGTTTACGGGTGGGTGGAGATGACCCAGCAGGACATACGTCCGCCTGCCCCCGCCTCGTCCCCCGCTCCTGCCGGCGTCACGCTCGCGCCCCCGGAACCGGACCCGGAGCCGGCCAAGAGGTCGCTGATCTCGTACGTCCTGCCGGTGTACAACGAGCAGGACGGCATCGCCGCCTTCCACACCGAGCTGATCGCCGCGATCGAGGGCCGTCCGGAGCTCGACTTCGAGCTGCTGTACGTCAACGACGGTTCCTCGGACCGCTCGCTCGCCATCCTCAAGGCCCTGTCGAAGAACGACGGGCGCGTCCAGGTGGTCGACTTCGCCCGTAACTTCGGACACCAGGTCGCCATCACCGCGGGCCTCGACCTCGCCCAGGGCGACGCGGTGATCGTCATGGACACCGACCTCCAGGACCCGCCGCGGGTCAGCCTCGAACTGGTCGACGCCTGGCGCGAGGGCGCCGAGATCGTGCACGCGCGCCGCCGCAGCCGGCAGGACACCGCCTTCAAGCGGGCCACCGCGCACCTGTACTACCGCGTCCTGCGTTCCAGCACCGAGGTCGACATCCCCCTGGACACCGGAGACTTCCGGCTGCTCGACCGGCGGGTCGCCGACGAGCTGCGCCGGTACCGCGAGCGCAGCCGCTTCGTGCGCGGCATCGTCGCCTCGATGGGCTACCGGCAGACCACGGTGGCCTTCGACCGCGACGAGCGGTTCGCGGGCGAGACGAAGTACCCGCTGCGCAAGATGGCCCGCCTCGCGGTCGACGGGATGACCAGCTTCTCCACCACACCGCTGAAGATGATCACCCGCCTCGGCTTTCTGGTGCTCGTGCTGTCGCTGGTCGGCATCCTCTACACGCTGGCCATGAAGTTCTTCCGGCCCGAGATCACCGTCTCCGGCTGGACGATGCTGATGGTCGTCGTGCTGTTCCTGGGCGGCACCCAGATGCTGTCCCTGGGTGTGCTGGGCAGCTACATAGGGCGCATCTACAGCGAGACGCAGGGGCGCCCGCTGTACCTGGTGCGCGAGGTGATCGGACGGCGCAAGGACGAGCGGGACGGACCCGGTACCGGTGATCGCACCGAGGAGCGGGACGGTCGCCGTGGCGTCTGACACCACCTCCACGGCCGCCCCCACAGTGACCCCGGACGAGGCCCCGGAGGGTCGCGCGCGCACCCTGCGCCAGCTGCTGCGCTACACCCTCATCGGCGGCAGCGGCCTCGCGCTCGACCTCGCGGTCTTCCTCCTGCTGCACAACCTGGCCGGGATGGACGAGCAGTTCGCCAACGCGATCAGCACCACCCTCGGCATCGCCAACAACTTCGTCCTCAACGCGCTGTTCACCTTCGAGCGGCGCGACCGGATCGTCGTGCGCTTCCTGCGCTTCTACGCCGTCGGGCTGACCGGTATCGCCCTGACGAACCTGCTCTTCCTCGCCTTCACCGACGCACTGGGGATCGACGCCAACCTCGTCAAGGTCGGCTCGCTCCCGCTGGTCCTGGCGCTTCAGTTCGCGCTCAACAAAAAGTGGAGCTTCGCATGAACCTCGGCATCATCGGCGCGGGTGCCAGCGGCCTGACCGCCGCCTGGGACGCCGTACGCGCCGGCCACCAGGTCACCGTCCTGGAAGCGGCCGGTGAACTCGGCGGTCTCGCCGCGTCGTTGGAGGTGGGCGGCGTTCCGCTGGAGCGCTTCTACCACCACATCTTCCGCAGCGACAAGGCCATGATCGGCCTGATCGAGGAGCTGGGGCTCGGTGACGCGCTGCGCTTCCACAAGCCGACCACGGCCATCTTCCGCGGCGGCAAGCTGATCAACTTCACCAGCCCGGTCGACATGCTGCGCTTCCCGGAGTTCTCCCCGCTGGACGCGGTGCGGTTCGCCGGTTCCTCCGCGCTGCTGAAGGCGGTGCGCAGCGGTGAGCGGTTCAACGATCTGACCGCGCTGGCCTGGCTGCGCCGCTGGGCGGGCCGCAAGGCCACCGCGGCGATCTGGGAGCCGCTGCTGACCGGCAAGTTCGGCGACCGCGC harbors:
- a CDS encoding low temperature requirement protein A, with the translated sequence MVTRSERSRMAATEGGHRVTPAELFFDLVFVYAITQVTALMAADPTAQRLLGAGVVLALLWWCWCCFAWLGNVVRADSGPMFGVLIAVMAVVLVVSLTVPEVYTDAPGGLDTPLVFVLCYGAVRILHLVTYWLSDREDQALHATLRRTALLSVAPPFVLLLVGSAFTGITQILIWLGAVLIDYLGIYVTGSSGWRVASPGHFSERHGLIVIIALGESIVAIGVGVSGLPLNAPVLLAAPAGLLVVAGLWRLYFRRLSEPAEHRLAALEGDDRTRFARDVYTFLHLPLVAGVVLTALGMKKALQQVADTDHYDLSEPLHGVVAWALTGGVGIFVLAAAAILLRTTGRASPVLVAGGLALLCAGPAVAVVPALLALTVLAAVTALLLLDRRTATHEG
- a CDS encoding N-acetylneuraminate synthase family protein, with product MSNSRLRSFGSKTAGPGHPVYVVGEIGINHNGELENAFKLIDAAAEAGCDAVKFQKRTPEICTPRDQWDIERDTPWGRMTYIDYRHRVEFGEDDYRQIDEYAKSREIDWFASPWDTEAVAFLEKFDVPAHKVASASLTDDELLRSLRATGRTVILSTGMSTPKQIRHAVEVLGSDNILLCHATSTYPAKAEELNLRVINTLQAEYPNVPIGYSGHETGLQTTLAAVALGATFVERHITLDRAMWGSDQAASVEPQGLVRLVRDIRTIEASLGDGIKKVYESELGPMKKLRRVTGVVAEAEIADAAGEPVSV
- a CDS encoding N-acylneuraminate cytidylyltransferase, which codes for MSNSEAGQAGQAAPVRRVLAVIPARGGSKGVPAKNLLPVGGVPLVARAVRECLAARLVTDVVVSTDDQAIAAAARHAGAEVVLRPAAIAGDTATSEAAVLHAMDAHEALHGSPVDVVLLVQATSPFIVREDIDGVSAAVVENGADTAVTVAAFHGFIWRDADDEATAVDTGATASVGGSAVAVANAKVTSGGYGVNHDKSFRPRRQDRPQDLLETGAAYAMDATGFREHQHRFFGRTELVRTDPARVLEIDDPHDLARARALAPLFDANRPGTLPTAADIDAVVLDFDGTQTDDRVLIDSDGREFVSVHRGDGLGIAALRKSGLKMLILSSEQNPVVAARARKLQLPVLHGIDRKDLALKQWCEEQGIAPERVLYVGNDVNDLPCFALVGWPVAVASAHDVVRGAARAVTTVPGGDGAIREIASWILGPSLDSLEK
- a CDS encoding DUF6716 putative glycosyltransferase, which encodes MVPSVLGVPPSATSTTKSLRIAVLADSDTRWKWGALTADRIAPGPSMEAGSRGDAQVGPALSGFLLRGRATPTARQLAEVGVRADSIREVTAVEFLRTMERESYDVVILALVGGAVQAMLHGLRRIWDGRAERPLVVTGYVGVVYEKLADGLLLRHGADLVLANSRQDADRFRAVYEGVGADASAVTEVALPFLGGEPYKKGNDPYTVVFAAQPSVPENRKDRTYLLNRLIQHARLHPDREVLLKLRSKPGEHTTHIEELPYQKLVQKLDPPANFRLVYGHMGEVLDNTDLLVTISSTAALESLHRRIPTVVLSDLGVREALGNHHFVGSGCLASWDQLDDGHQPVPDAAWVSRQGVAADGSYETAFDVARFRITELLESAELPPLAPYYTPVTAPGYLPGILARHHLGPDGTPLPGAPAADKEPSPVRQIVRRAARGAYRHGVQRVAPVIRRMGEL
- a CDS encoding glycosyltransferase family 2 protein — translated: MPKLSVIVPFYNVQQYAPDTLRSLRLNARQDFEFVLVDDHSKDETPAILERAAEELSDVAQVRYVRHKENGGLATARNTGLDAARGEYLTFLDGDDWLAPGYLGELVSAIEGLGCDFIRTDHVQATNRGRTVHRAPHGRRDEVMNPREAILPVDRTTSVDYAYAWAGAYHRRLLDRGLLHFTDGLRTAEDRPWIWKLHREAESFAVVSLLGVFYRRGVASSLTQIGDVRQLDFIRAFDQVVEETAADPDADRLLPKAVRTYCAIIAHHLSEIDKFEPAVAKQLRSMSAAAIKRMPQDALGDVLDTMDLSRSSKLRRLRRRITTAKAAA
- a CDS encoding alpha-2,8-polysialyltransferase family protein, coding for MSRTTQIFCASTLYGAATLAAAIESDQFTAADRRLLLVFNNSTTPETTPAVDEMPGFASLSDHFDGVLSWNEAIRPFHPGAWTPRTDDIPLFERYLRLLWDLGDDRVELVLESIQVTPAFTVAQLFTGAPIDVYADGLMSYGPTRNKLDPLVGTRVRRLLHLDLVPGLTPLLLTEFDVPAEIVPADAFLKVLSGLGGAVPELPALPDNAALLLGQYLSALNILSAKEEEDLHVRMMRGAVDRGHRSIVFKPHPTAPASYSRALETEAAKLGVELTVLNTPVLAEVLFEKARPALVVGCFSTALFTASVFYDLPVARIGTEPILDRLTPYQNSNRVPVALADALLPDLEGKKDNDALPTDELNGLVVALGFTMQPQIHPRLRPATERYLSQHFGPRTQRYFKRRRLTSLGLPGGIPERLAFVPRNSTARRVVRQARALRKAVRR
- a CDS encoding glycosyltransferase family 2 protein, with protein sequence MTQQDIRPPAPASSPAPAGVTLAPPEPDPEPAKRSLISYVLPVYNEQDGIAAFHTELIAAIEGRPELDFELLYVNDGSSDRSLAILKALSKNDGRVQVVDFARNFGHQVAITAGLDLAQGDAVIVMDTDLQDPPRVSLELVDAWREGAEIVHARRRSRQDTAFKRATAHLYYRVLRSSTEVDIPLDTGDFRLLDRRVADELRRYRERSRFVRGIVASMGYRQTTVAFDRDERFAGETKYPLRKMARLAVDGMTSFSTTPLKMITRLGFLVLVLSLVGILYTLAMKFFRPEITVSGWTMLMVVVLFLGGTQMLSLGVLGSYIGRIYSETQGRPLYLVREVIGRRKDERDGPGTGDRTEERDGRRGV
- a CDS encoding GtrA family protein; this translates as MASDTTSTAAPTVTPDEAPEGRARTLRQLLRYTLIGGSGLALDLAVFLLLHNLAGMDEQFANAISTTLGIANNFVLNALFTFERRDRIVVRFLRFYAVGLTGIALTNLLFLAFTDALGIDANLVKVGSLPLVLALQFALNKKWSFA